The sequence CAATTACAAACTACCCTAAACTCATCCAGAATACTACAGGATATAATTTATGCACTACGAGAGTTGACATTTTAGAGGGCTGTGGATGGAGCAGTTGTTACTGGTGAACTTAGTATCACCTTACTAATATACACGGATGTTTGGTTATAGTGGAGCTTATTGAATCAATACCAGGTCGAAACTAATCCGATAGGGAAAGAACTTATACAGATCGAATAAAAAGAAGGCGAACAGGGGTGGGCAACCTGACACAGATCAAACAACTTCTGATTCAACATGGAGCAGGTTCAGACTTCAGCAAACCTAAATAGATAAGTAAGGCAGCAGTAACTAACCTTTAATACTAAACGCAGCTTAAATTAAGAAGATGAAGCTAACCCAAGTATTTTATGAAAGAAAAAGTTATTATAAAAAGTAGAAAGTGGGAGTAAAATCATTAAGCAGCCAGAAATTATGCCATAATTAAGCCACAACGACTACAAACCGAACACATTACCACATTTTGCATCCAAAACTAAGAATGAATCAATTCAACCGTGATTCAGGCCGATCGCATCACATTCTAAACTCAAGAAATCTATCGAGCCGGTATGGTTCACGTTCAACAGCAAACTTTTAAACAAACAGAAAACCCCAGCACCACATTTAGCTTGCATCATCTATTTCCAGTAACACACTTGAAATATTTTTACTGAGAATTTCAAGAAGCCACGAAATTTTGATCGGATAGCAAATCACAGTACCGGGAAGAGCAGGCATGGCACACGAAGCCACTGGCTTGGGCGACTTCTCGACCTCGACAAGGCACATACGACAATTTCCGGCGATGGAAAGCCGATTGTGGTAGCAAAACCTCGGTATGTCAACCCCGGCGACCTCGCAGGCCTGCAGCACCGTCATTCCCTTTGGAATCTTGACCGGGTACCCATCGACAAACACCTCAATTGCGTCATCCGGATTGGAAAGGTGGACTCGGGCGCCACCAACCGGAGTTCTAGGTGGGAGATCTGGTTCGGCGGGAGCTGCGGCGGCTGCGGAAGCTTCGGAGTTGTGGCGGTCTGGTGTGGAGACGATGGTGCGAAGGATATAGGGTTTGGACGTGTATCGGGTCGATCGGAGGAGGGCTCGAGAAGCGAGTTGAGCCAGCCCCATTGATATCTTCTCACAGAAGCTTCGGGTGTGGCGTTGTGTCGGCGGCGGAGGCCGTTGGCAACCTACGGTGGAGGGGGAAGATGGGTGACTTCGGTTATAGTTGTACTGTGGATTCCACGAGGCTTCTGTATTTTCGTCGCctctaattaattttaattttaatatagatcatgttaaaattttaagtataattgctataatttttttattttttcacttttatttttttataggaTTATAATTTTTTGATGTAAATAAGGAAATCATCTTTGATCGACATTGCATTGATGTTCATTTGTTTGTAAAAACGAGTTAAGCATATGGGTTCAAATTTAGCTTGGAAACTCGTACTTATACAAATAAATCtctaatacaaaaaaaattaattttgaaataaaattacttGAGAAAATTCATAAGATGTCAAAATTGGCTAATTTAGGGGTGTTCATTTGCTTCGAACCAAAATTTTGGTTAATCGAACTCATATTTATCTGAAATTTGAAACCGAAAGCAAACCAAATTTTACAATTCCATTAAAAATCAaactttatttttgatttttcgatttgattttcgGTTTAATCGAATTTTCActttttaaactttttatttatttatatttattataaataaaaataattaaatttaaaaatatataaatgattttttaaaataaaatcgaaAAAATAAGTTTTCGATTCAATTTGGTTAACcgcaaaaaaaaacaaatcaacCCAAACGAAAatccaaaaaattaaaaaccaaaATTCAAAACGAATTTTCGGGTGATTAACCAATCCATCAGCATCCCTCCGACGAAAAACTTCTTGATTGCctttgaataataataataataataataataataataataataataacttcTTCTTGATtatgaggaaaaagaaaaaaaaaatagtagaaCATCAACCAAAATGTGGAAACTAGAACACTCGAGGACCATAGAATATAAAAATACTCAATCTTGACTGAAGCAGAGCTGCTCTCCTCGTACAAGTTCGCAACTTTCCCCTGCTTCGTACGGCGCCAGACGATCGAATTCCGAGGAGGAAGGATGATGGAATGGAGTTGGTGTTCCTGCACTTCTTCTCCCACCACTTCTTGCGCAATTAGTACAATTCCCACCTTCGCTTTCCCCGTTATTCTCACTTCTGCACCTTCAACTCGGAATACTTTCAGGAAATTGCGCTCCCATTCTTCCCAGTTTCTCAGACACCCTTCAACCGAACCCGTTTGCCCGCGTTTCAGAGTCAGGAATAAGGTGACAGAATCAGAACTTGAGATTAATCCATCCAAATCTTCCGAAGTTGATTGTATAGGCACTGGATTGGACGTTGAGTGTGTTATCAGTCCTACGGACGATTTGCCGGGAGGTGGGAAGGAGGAGTTGGTGGGGCCGACGTCTTCTTTATTCGAAGTGGTGCGGGCGGCATGGGAATTTGGGCTTCTGATATCACCCTTCTTCTTCTGGGGCACGGCCATGGTGGCGATGAAAGAAGTTCTGCCCAAGACTGGGCCTTTCTTCGTGTCGGCTTTCCGCCTGATTCCGTCCGGCTTCTTGTTGATCGCCTTTGCGGCTTTTCGTGGACGGGGTTTTCCTTCTGGGTTCAGAGCTTGGCTCTCTATCTCAGCATTTGCTCTCGTTGATGCTTCCTGTTTTCAGGTCCTCTTTTGGAATTTGAATcttattgttttcttgaaagtGCGTAATGCGTCCTTTATTTCTTGCTACTTTCACTGATGGTGAACAGGGTTTTCTTGCTGAAGGATTGGAGAGGACAACAGCTGGTTTGGGTAGTGTGAGTTTGCTAAACTCGTCCTACTTATGTAAAATCATCTTCATACTCACGAGTAATCATTTCTTGAATTCAATCAGGACCCTTGAAAATGAAATGAGATTAGTTTAGTtcgtattaatattttttttaatattcttaTCAACACCCAAATGCTTGGTCTTTCTTTATGCAGCTGTACTTTACTGTCTCAAGTTATCTATTGTCATGAGAGGGTGGATCTTTGGGCTACTTACTGAAATTATTTAGTTATGAAAAGAACCAGTGAACTACCATCAGTCATTACAGATTTAGATTCAGGGGAATGACGAAAAAGGGTTGTGATTAGCATTATATGATGCGGGTTTAGTGTATGGAGAGACAATTTAAATTGGTTTCTATGAGGGAGTGTGAAGCAAAGCATTTTGATACCCTTGAGATGATTTTTTAGGTCCTGAGTTTAGAGacatgagatttgagaattgatTATATAAACAACTTGTAACCTCAATACCAGTTTCCAATACACTAACATATTAGACAAATGAGAGACAAATTGAGAAGGGATGCAACTATcatgacaaaattttgaaaccTTTTGTCCAGGTACTATTAAGGTCTTAATTAGAAGAAATGAAAGAAAGGATTAACCATGCATAACATCAATTGGCTGTGTGCACGAGGGTGACGGTAATGTGG comes from Henckelia pumila isolate YLH828 chromosome 4, ASM3356847v2, whole genome shotgun sequence and encodes:
- the LOC140863977 gene encoding WAT1-related protein At3g02690, chloroplastic; translated protein: MMEWSWCSCTSSPTTSCAISTIPTFAFPVILTSAPSTRNTFRKLRSHSSQFLRHPSTEPVCPRFRVRNKVTESELEINPSKSSEVDCIGTGLDVECVISPTDDLPGGGKEELVGPTSSLFEVVRAAWEFGLLISPFFFWGTAMVAMKEVLPKTGPFFVSAFRLIPSGFLLIAFAAFRGRGFPSGFRAWLSISAFALVDASCFQGFLAEGLERTTAGLGSVIIDSQPLTVAILASVLFGESMGPVGAVGLVLGVVGLLLLEVPAISFDNSNFSLWGSGEWWMLLAAQSMAIGTVMVRWVSKYSDPIMATGWHMVIGGLPLLAISIINHDPVFGSYDKLTNGDLLALLYTSIFGSAISYGVYFYNATRGSLTKLSSLTFLTPMFASVFGFLYLDETFTPVQLVGALITVAAIYMVNFKTAGEAE